One region of Primulina tabacum isolate GXHZ01 chromosome 1, ASM2559414v2, whole genome shotgun sequence genomic DNA includes:
- the LOC142555710 gene encoding laccase-14-like produces the protein MVAKMKALIFHVIGVILLCGVLPSHAAVRRYKFELRNTSYTRLCTNKTMLTINGQFPGPTIYARKGDLVLVDVYNLADHNITIHWHGVKQPRYPWSDGPEYITQCPITPGTKFTQRIVLSDEEGTLWWHAHSEWSRATVHGALVILPEKRDDYPFAKPHAEVPIILGDWWKSDVQQVMEEFLRTGGDPNVSDAYVINGQPGDQYPCSRQDTFKVTVEYGKTYLFRMVNAVMNNIMFFKIANHNITVVGSDASYTKPINSDYITISPGQTIDFLLEANQNPSQYYMAARAYASAGNFDNTTTTGIIEYAGNYTPPSSLILPTFPQFNDTLASITFTKQLRSLANERYPVDVPLNITDTLLFAISINTRTCPIDNQCGGPNGDRLLASVNNITLVLPKVSILQAYYKRISEVYEADFPDNPPFPYNYTQNSVPALLWTPENGTDVNVLEYNSTVELVFQGTNIAGGVDHPMHLHGYSFYVVGSGLGNFNRSRDPLNYNLVDPPLMETIAVPKNGWTAIRFRADNPGVWFMHCHFERHISWGMGMTFIVKNGKGPNAKMLPPPPDMPKC, from the exons ATGGTAGCTAAGATGAAAGCTTTGATATTTCATGTTATAGGTGTAATTCTTCTTTGTGGCGTATTGCCTAGCCATGCCGCAGTCCGTCGCTATAAGTTTGAG CTGAGGAATACTTCATACACCAGGCTTTGCACCAACAAGACCATGCTCACGATAAATGGGCAATTTCCAGGGCCAACTATCTATGCGAGAAAAGGAGATTTAGTCCTTGTCGATGTTTATAATCTTGCGGATCATAATATAACCATTCACTG GCATGGAGTGAAGCAGCCGAGATATCCATGGTCAGACGGGCCCGAATACATAACACAGTGCCCCATCACGCCCGGTACTAAATTTACCCAACGGATCGTTCTCTCCGATGAGGAAGGAACCCTGTGGTGGCATGCACATAGCGAATGGTCGAGGGCCACCGTGCACGGTGCTCTCGTTATTCTGCCAGAGAAGAGAGACGACTATCCTTTCGCTAAACCTCATGCTGAAGTGCCCATCATATTAG GAGACTGGTGGAAAAGTGATGTGCAGCAAGTTATGGAGGAATTTCTAAGAACCGGAGGCGACCCAAATGTTTCCGATGCTTATGTCATCAACGGCCAGCCCGGGGACCAATACCCGTGCTCAAGACAAG ATACATTCAAGGTGACAGTGGAATATGGCAAAACATATTTGTTCCGAATGGTTAATGCAGTGATGAACAACATCATGTTCTTCAAGATTGCAAACCATAATATCACAGTTGTTGGTTCCGATGCAAGCTACACAAAGCCAATAAACAGTGATTACATCACCATCTCCCCGGGACAGACCATCGATTTTTTGCTGGAAGCTAATCAAAACCCAAGCCAGTATTACATGGCTGCTAGGGCTTATGCCAGTGCCGGAAATTTTGACAACACGACCACCACAGGAATTATAGAATACGCCGGGAATTACACTCCACCGTCCTCACTTATTCTTCCAACATTCCCCCAATTCAACGATACGCTGGCATCCATCACATTTACCAAGCAGCTCAGAAGTCTAGCCAACGAAAGATACCCTGTTGATGTCCCACTAAATATCACAGATACATTGCTGTTTGCTATTTCAATCAACACACGAACATGCCCGATTGATAACCAGTGTGGTGGACCGAATGGCGACCGGTTACTTGCAAGTGTCAATAACATAACCTTGGTACTGCCGAAAGTCTCCATTCTTCAAGCATACTACAAGCGTATCAGCGAAGTTTATGAGGCTGATTTTCCCGATAATCCTCCTTTCCCCTATAATTACACGCAAAATAGCGTCCCTGCTCTCCTGTGGACGCCTGAAAATGGGACAGATGTAAATGTTCTTGAGTATAATTCTACTGTGGAGCTTGTCTTCCAGGGAACAAACATAGCCGGAGGCGTGGATCATCCAATGCACTTACACGGATACAGTTTTTACGTGGTTGGTTCAGGATTGGGGAACTTCAACAGAAGCAGGGATCCTTTGAACTATAATCTCGTAGACCCTCCATTGATGGAAACTATAGCAGTTCCAAAAAACGGATGGACGGCTATACGATTCCGTGCGGATAATCCAG GAGTTTGGTTCATGCATTGCCATTTCGAACGTCATATAAGCTGGGGAATGGGGATGACATTCATTGTTAAAAATGGAAAAGGCCCGAATGCGAAAATGCTGCCACCGCCTCCAGATATGCCGAAGTGTTGA